The following coding sequences lie in one Pogoniulus pusillus isolate bPogPus1 chromosome 29, bPogPus1.pri, whole genome shotgun sequence genomic window:
- the ZNF512B gene encoding zinc finger protein 512B isoform X1, which translates to MADSSSYACKGGRKTGGSTKPTASKERTETRINPPAELPKLGNATSDRSEGRKKGRPKAENQALKDIPLTLMNQWKDEFKAHSRVKCPNSGCWLEFPSIYGLKYHYQRCQGGAISEKLTYSCLYCEAAFTSKTQLEKHRLWNHLDRPVPTSKAENKVPKAIGKSSGKKRAAESSACPTIHPKQAKTERAAGQQHAENGECPAESRESKEFQIAAAEAMAAATPTARSSSGKDAMQQRGSQALLQEEDPERMKHRRKQKTPKKFTGEQPSISGTFGLKGLVKAEDKAKAHRAKKLEGNTSTEELKKKSPGASVKKETAVHLPAANPEDQWQREISEKGEVSCPNCSVITRKTIVGLKKHMDVCQKLQDALKCQHCKKQFKSKAGLNYHTMAEHVSKPVPVETSGLGEQEERERLRKVLKQMGKLKCPNEGCVANFSSLMGYQYHQKRCGKQLAEADKPVFSCPHCGKKYKSKAGHDYHVRSEHAAPVSPPDTSTAQGAGPALPGGDCRAAEPAGKTEPGRAEPGKPPEEPEVKPEPGPVEDFERTPSGRIRRTSAQVAVFHLQEIAEDELAKDWTKRRMKDDLVPETKRLNYTRPGLPKLNPRLLENWKNEVKEKGRINCPNNCCEAIYSSVSGLKAHLANCKKGEHSVGKYRCLLCQKEFSSESGVKYHIIKAHSENWFRTSSEASRKKKPREQLSASREEKKKSTNGKKRGRKPKERPPEPSPKSRESLAAKTNHKKTLEHWEGSRDSPDGGGDERVPKPPPSQRKGGATKVPEK; encoded by the exons ATGGCGGATTCCTCCTCCTATGCCTGTAAAGGTGGAAGGAAAACTGGAGGTTCTACCAAACCCACTGCCAGCAAGGAAAGGACAGAGACCAGGATAAATCCACCTGCAGAACTGCCCAAGCTTG GCAatgcaaccagtgacagaagtgaaggcaggaagaaaggacGACCCAAGGCTGAGAACCAGGCACTGAAAGACATCCCA CTAACCCTGATGAACCAGTGGAAGGATGAATTCAAAGCCCACTCCAGGGTAAAATGCCCCaactcaggctgctggctggagtTCCCCAGCATTTATGGCTTGAAGTACCACTATCAGCGCTGCCAGGGG ggtgCCATCTCCGAGAAGCTGACCTACTCCTGCTTGTACTGCGAAGCTGCCTTCACCTCCAAAACCCAGCTGGAGAAGCACCGGCTCTGGAATCACTTGGACAGGCCAGTGCCAAccagcaaagcagaaaacaaagtgCCCAAGGCCATCGGGAAGAGCAGTGGCAAGAAAAG AGCTGCTGAGAGTTCAGCTTGCCCCACCATCCATCCCAAACAGGCAAAGACGGAGAGGGCCGCGGGCCAGCAGCACGCCGAGAATGGCGAATGCCCGGCGGAGAGCCGCGAGAGCAAGGAGTTCCAGATCGCTGCTGCCGAGGCCATGGCAGCTGCCACCCCCACGGCCAGGTCCTCTAGTGGCAAGGATGCCATGCAGCAACGGGGCAGCCAGGccttgctgcaggaggaagaCCCCGAGAGGATGAAGCACA gaaggaaacagaaaactcctaagaAGTTTACCGgggagcagccttccatctcgGGCACCTTTGGACTGAAAG GTCTTGTCAAAGCAGAGGACAAGGCAAAAGCTCATCGAGCCAAGAAGTTGGAGGGGAACaccagcacagaggagctgaaaAAGAAGTCTCCAGGAGCCAGTGTGAAGAAGGAAACAGCTGTGCACCTGCCAGCAG CAAACCCTGAGGACCAATGGCAGAGGGAAATCAGTGAGAAGGGAGAAGTCTCCTGCCCAAACTGCAGTGTTATAACCAGGAAAACTATTGTGGGGCTCAAAAAGCACATGGATGTCTGCCAGAAA CTGCAGGATGCCTTGAAGTGTCAGCACTGCAAAAAGCAGTTCAAGTCCAAGGCTGGGCTGAATTACCACACCATGGCTGAACATGTCAGCAAG cctgttcctgtggaaACCTCTGGACttggtgagcaggaggagagggaaaggctgaggaaggtgCTAAAGCAGATGGGGAAACTGAAATGCCCCAATGAG ggctgcgtGGccaacttctccagcctgatggGCTACCAGTACCACCAGAAGCGGTGTggcaagcagctggcagaggccgACAAGCCTGTCTTCAGCTGCCCACACTGCGGCAAGAAGTACAAGTCCAAGGCTGGGCACGACTACCACGTGCGGTCAGAACACGCGGCCCCGGTGAGCCCCCCGGACACCTCCACGGCCCAAGGAGCGGGGCCAGCCCTCCCTGGGGGGGACTGCAGAGCCGCTGAGCCCGCGGGCAAGACAGAGCCGGGCAGGGCCGAGCCGGGCAAG cctccagaggagccagaggtGAAGCCAGAGCCTGGCCCTGTGGAAGACTTCGAGAGGACCCCGAGCGGCCGCATCCGTCGGACGTCAGCCCAGGTGGCTGTGTTCCACCTTCAGGAGATAGCAGAGGATGAGCTGGCCAAGGACTGGACcaagaggaggatgaaggatGACCTGGTGCCTGAAACGAAGCGG CTCAATTACACCCGCCCGGGGCTGCCGAAACTCAAtcccaggctgctggagaacTGGAAGAATGAAGTGAAGGAGAAGGGTCGCATCAACTGTCCCAACAAC TGCTGTGAAGCTATTTACTCCAGCGTCTCGGGGCTGAAAGCTCACCTGGCCAACTGCAAAAAG GGGGAGCACTCGGTGGGCAAGTACCGCTGCCTCCTGTGCCAGAAGGAGTTCAGCTCCGAGAGTGGGGTCAAGTACCACATCATCAAGGCTCACTCAGAG AACTGGTTCCGAACCTCCTCCGAGGCCAGCCGAAAGAAAAAACCCAGGGAGCAGCTTTCTGCtagcagagaggagaagaagaaaagcacaAACGGcaagaagagggggagaaaaccCAAGGAGAGACCTCCAGAACCGTCCCCGAAGAgcagggagagcctggcagcaaaGACTAATCACAAGAAAACCCTCGAGcactgggaaggctccagagacagCCCCGATGGGGGCGGGGACGAGCGTGTCCCCAAGCCCCCCCCGAGCCAGCGCAAAGGAGGAGCCACCAAGGTGCCCGAGAAGTGA
- the ZNF512B gene encoding zinc finger protein 512B isoform X2: MADSSSYACKGGRKTGGSTKPTASKERTETRINPPAELPKLGNATSDRSEGRKKGRPKAENQALKDIPLTLMNQWKDEFKAHSRVKCPNSGCWLEFPSIYGLKYHYQRCQGGAISEKLTYSCLYCEAAFTSKTQLEKHRLWNHLDRPVPTSKAENKVPKAIGKSSGKKRAAESSACPTIHPKQAKTERAAGQQHAENGECPAESRESKEFQIAAAEAMAAATPTARSSSGKDAMQQRGSQALLQEEDPERMKHRRKQKTPKKFTGEQPSISGTFGLKGLVKAEDKAKAHRAKKLEGNTSTEELKKKSPGASVKKETAVHLPAANPEDQWQREISEKGEVSCPNCSVITRKTIVGLKKHMDVCQKLQDALKCQHCKKQFKSKAGLNYHTMAEHVSKPVPVETSGLGEQEERERLRKVLKQMGKLKCPNEGCVANFSSLMGYQYHQKRCGKQLAEADKPVFSCPHCGKKYKSKAGHDYHVRSEHAAPPPEEPEVKPEPGPVEDFERTPSGRIRRTSAQVAVFHLQEIAEDELAKDWTKRRMKDDLVPETKRLNYTRPGLPKLNPRLLENWKNEVKEKGRINCPNNCCEAIYSSVSGLKAHLANCKKGEHSVGKYRCLLCQKEFSSESGVKYHIIKAHSENWFRTSSEASRKKKPREQLSASREEKKKSTNGKKRGRKPKERPPEPSPKSRESLAAKTNHKKTLEHWEGSRDSPDGGGDERVPKPPPSQRKGGATKVPEK; encoded by the exons ATGGCGGATTCCTCCTCCTATGCCTGTAAAGGTGGAAGGAAAACTGGAGGTTCTACCAAACCCACTGCCAGCAAGGAAAGGACAGAGACCAGGATAAATCCACCTGCAGAACTGCCCAAGCTTG GCAatgcaaccagtgacagaagtgaaggcaggaagaaaggacGACCCAAGGCTGAGAACCAGGCACTGAAAGACATCCCA CTAACCCTGATGAACCAGTGGAAGGATGAATTCAAAGCCCACTCCAGGGTAAAATGCCCCaactcaggctgctggctggagtTCCCCAGCATTTATGGCTTGAAGTACCACTATCAGCGCTGCCAGGGG ggtgCCATCTCCGAGAAGCTGACCTACTCCTGCTTGTACTGCGAAGCTGCCTTCACCTCCAAAACCCAGCTGGAGAAGCACCGGCTCTGGAATCACTTGGACAGGCCAGTGCCAAccagcaaagcagaaaacaaagtgCCCAAGGCCATCGGGAAGAGCAGTGGCAAGAAAAG AGCTGCTGAGAGTTCAGCTTGCCCCACCATCCATCCCAAACAGGCAAAGACGGAGAGGGCCGCGGGCCAGCAGCACGCCGAGAATGGCGAATGCCCGGCGGAGAGCCGCGAGAGCAAGGAGTTCCAGATCGCTGCTGCCGAGGCCATGGCAGCTGCCACCCCCACGGCCAGGTCCTCTAGTGGCAAGGATGCCATGCAGCAACGGGGCAGCCAGGccttgctgcaggaggaagaCCCCGAGAGGATGAAGCACA gaaggaaacagaaaactcctaagaAGTTTACCGgggagcagccttccatctcgGGCACCTTTGGACTGAAAG GTCTTGTCAAAGCAGAGGACAAGGCAAAAGCTCATCGAGCCAAGAAGTTGGAGGGGAACaccagcacagaggagctgaaaAAGAAGTCTCCAGGAGCCAGTGTGAAGAAGGAAACAGCTGTGCACCTGCCAGCAG CAAACCCTGAGGACCAATGGCAGAGGGAAATCAGTGAGAAGGGAGAAGTCTCCTGCCCAAACTGCAGTGTTATAACCAGGAAAACTATTGTGGGGCTCAAAAAGCACATGGATGTCTGCCAGAAA CTGCAGGATGCCTTGAAGTGTCAGCACTGCAAAAAGCAGTTCAAGTCCAAGGCTGGGCTGAATTACCACACCATGGCTGAACATGTCAGCAAG cctgttcctgtggaaACCTCTGGACttggtgagcaggaggagagggaaaggctgaggaaggtgCTAAAGCAGATGGGGAAACTGAAATGCCCCAATGAG ggctgcgtGGccaacttctccagcctgatggGCTACCAGTACCACCAGAAGCGGTGTggcaagcagctggcagaggccgACAAGCCTGTCTTCAGCTGCCCACACTGCGGCAAGAAGTACAAGTCCAAGGCTGGGCACGACTACCACGTGCGGTCAGAACACGCGGCCCCG cctccagaggagccagaggtGAAGCCAGAGCCTGGCCCTGTGGAAGACTTCGAGAGGACCCCGAGCGGCCGCATCCGTCGGACGTCAGCCCAGGTGGCTGTGTTCCACCTTCAGGAGATAGCAGAGGATGAGCTGGCCAAGGACTGGACcaagaggaggatgaaggatGACCTGGTGCCTGAAACGAAGCGG CTCAATTACACCCGCCCGGGGCTGCCGAAACTCAAtcccaggctgctggagaacTGGAAGAATGAAGTGAAGGAGAAGGGTCGCATCAACTGTCCCAACAAC TGCTGTGAAGCTATTTACTCCAGCGTCTCGGGGCTGAAAGCTCACCTGGCCAACTGCAAAAAG GGGGAGCACTCGGTGGGCAAGTACCGCTGCCTCCTGTGCCAGAAGGAGTTCAGCTCCGAGAGTGGGGTCAAGTACCACATCATCAAGGCTCACTCAGAG AACTGGTTCCGAACCTCCTCCGAGGCCAGCCGAAAGAAAAAACCCAGGGAGCAGCTTTCTGCtagcagagaggagaagaagaaaagcacaAACGGcaagaagagggggagaaaaccCAAGGAGAGACCTCCAGAACCGTCCCCGAAGAgcagggagagcctggcagcaaaGACTAATCACAAGAAAACCCTCGAGcactgggaaggctccagagacagCCCCGATGGGGGCGGGGACGAGCGTGTCCCCAAGCCCCCCCCGAGCCAGCGCAAAGGAGGAGCCACCAAGGTGCCCGAGAAGTGA